The Haloarcula sp. DT43 genome includes a region encoding these proteins:
- a CDS encoding pyridoxamine 5'-phosphate oxidase family protein → MSSDYSPLLGAELDDSAIDAVLTEQGIGVLSMAADGVPYGVPLSFGYDGDGTLYFVFLGATAELRKETYAEQADVASFTTFDVGPDGAWRSVIVAGPLNRIKIDEWDAAREALADNAYESDLLSEYELQENPNVWALEIREQSGRAVGQQ, encoded by the coding sequence ATGAGTTCGGATTACAGCCCGTTATTGGGCGCAGAACTGGACGATTCGGCTATCGACGCCGTGTTGACCGAGCAGGGAATCGGTGTCCTGTCGATGGCTGCCGACGGAGTGCCCTACGGCGTGCCGCTGTCGTTCGGGTACGACGGCGACGGGACGCTGTACTTCGTGTTTCTGGGCGCGACCGCGGAACTGCGGAAGGAGACGTACGCGGAACAGGCCGACGTGGCGAGCTTTACGACGTTCGACGTCGGGCCGGACGGAGCCTGGCGGAGCGTCATCGTCGCCGGACCGCTCAATCGCATCAAGATAGACGAGTGGGACGCCGCACGCGAGGCGCTCGCCGACAACGCCTACGAATCAGACCTCCTCTCCGAGTACGAACTGCAGGAAAACCCCAACGTGTGGGCGCTCGAAATACGGGAGCAGTCGGGCCGGGCCGTCGGCCAGCAGTGA
- a CDS encoding cation-translocating P-type ATPase encodes MTAAAPEEDTSWHTVAMKTVYSRLASAESGLSAEEATARRADYGPNRLPQKEPTPAWLIFLRQFRSPLIYILAVAAIISIAVGETTDAGFIALVLVVNAIIGGTQEFQAERSSRALQQLLRTRGTVIRDGETVDIDGEDIVPGDVVLLESGDRVPADIRLTAGTNLEVDESALTGESVPVLKDPDWRGEETAPLGDRRNMAFAGTTVTRGRGRGLVVETGSETVIGRLAGDVSAVEGGNPPLVVRMERFTRLVAVVVLFAAVLAALLGIFVRGFGTIEMFLFAVALAVSAIPEGLPVAMTVALGVATSRMVRVGVIVRQLVAVEGLGSCTMIATDKTGTLTENELTVRQLRLPDGTTLEVTGAGYTPDGTVLQDGHQPDADVANDLARLARAATLCNEGSIHRRDGEWTWSGDPTDVALLSFARKAGRYRDSELTAAPQTNQIPFEPERRFAATFHTTDVGTRVVVKGAPERVLEMCTWSDDGTRQEMLNRATGMAKQGYRVLALAESTFETEITAEEEPPDPTGLTFLGFVGMVDPLRPGVKDAIASAQEAGIAVSMVTGDHPETALSIAQELGLASGREEVLTGADLADFTPAELVAAVEQTRVFARVSPAQKLDIVSAAQQAGHFVAVTGDGVNDAPALRVANIGIAMGQEGTDVARDAAELIISDDNFATIVAGIEQGRVAYDNIRKVIYLLISTGAAEVVLVLLSLAAGLPLPLLPVQLLWLNLVTNGIQDVALAFEPKEDDVLERNPRSPTERIFNQLMIERTVVAATVMGVTGLLTFQWLLDTGWGEPAARNALLLLMVLFENVHLGNTRSETRSIFRMPPWKSPILLVGAVGAFLIHLGALYFPPAQLVLGTAPVDLGVWVTLAGIALILVAAMELHKLSWRLRYPKQSEEG; translated from the coding sequence ATGACTGCCGCCGCTCCGGAGGAGGATACGTCATGGCACACGGTAGCTATGAAGACGGTGTACTCTCGATTGGCGAGTGCTGAGTCTGGGCTCTCCGCCGAGGAAGCCACGGCCAGGCGGGCGGACTACGGGCCGAATCGGCTCCCACAGAAGGAGCCCACCCCAGCGTGGCTCATCTTTCTCCGGCAGTTTCGGAGCCCGCTCATCTACATCCTCGCTGTGGCGGCAATTATTTCCATCGCTGTCGGGGAGACTACGGATGCAGGGTTCATCGCGCTCGTCCTGGTCGTCAACGCGATTATCGGGGGCACACAGGAGTTCCAGGCCGAACGGAGTAGTCGTGCATTGCAGCAGTTGCTTCGAACCAGGGGGACAGTCATCCGCGACGGGGAGACGGTCGACATCGATGGCGAGGATATCGTCCCCGGCGATGTTGTTCTGCTGGAGTCGGGCGACCGAGTCCCCGCAGATATCCGATTGACGGCGGGGACGAACCTCGAAGTCGACGAATCGGCGTTGACCGGCGAATCCGTGCCGGTCCTGAAAGACCCCGACTGGCGGGGTGAGGAAACGGCCCCGCTCGGGGATCGCCGGAACATGGCCTTCGCTGGCACCACCGTCACTCGGGGGCGAGGGCGCGGTCTCGTTGTCGAGACCGGGTCCGAAACGGTTATCGGACGACTCGCTGGCGACGTGTCGGCTGTCGAGGGCGGCAATCCACCGCTGGTGGTCCGGATGGAACGATTCACTCGACTCGTCGCCGTCGTAGTTCTGTTCGCGGCGGTTCTCGCTGCGCTGCTGGGGATTTTCGTCCGTGGCTTCGGTACCATCGAGATGTTCCTGTTCGCTGTGGCCCTCGCTGTGTCTGCGATTCCCGAGGGGCTCCCCGTCGCCATGACGGTGGCGCTCGGCGTCGCGACCAGTCGGATGGTTCGAGTCGGCGTCATCGTTCGGCAGCTCGTCGCTGTCGAGGGGCTGGGAAGTTGTACGATGATTGCGACGGACAAGACGGGCACGCTGACCGAGAACGAACTGACCGTTCGGCAGCTCAGACTGCCGGACGGGACGACGCTGGAAGTGACCGGCGCTGGCTACACCCCCGACGGGACGGTCCTGCAGGACGGGCACCAGCCCGATGCGGACGTGGCGAACGACCTCGCTCGCCTTGCCCGAGCGGCCACACTGTGTAACGAGGGGAGCATTCACCGCCGTGACGGGGAATGGACATGGAGCGGCGATCCGACCGATGTCGCGCTCCTGTCGTTCGCTCGAAAAGCGGGCCGGTATCGCGACTCCGAACTCACTGCCGCCCCGCAGACCAATCAGATTCCGTTCGAACCCGAACGCCGGTTCGCGGCGACGTTTCATACAACCGACGTCGGGACACGCGTCGTCGTCAAGGGTGCACCCGAGCGGGTTCTAGAGATGTGTACGTGGTCTGACGATGGAACTCGCCAAGAGATGCTTAACAGAGCCACGGGGATGGCGAAACAGGGGTACCGCGTGCTCGCGCTTGCCGAGAGCACGTTTGAGACAGAGATTACCGCCGAGGAGGAGCCACCCGACCCAACAGGGCTGACGTTTCTCGGGTTCGTAGGGATGGTTGACCCGCTCCGACCCGGTGTCAAAGACGCGATTGCGTCGGCACAGGAGGCGGGAATCGCTGTCTCGATGGTGACCGGCGACCATCCGGAGACTGCGCTTTCAATCGCTCAGGAACTCGGGTTAGCATCCGGACGTGAGGAAGTCCTGACGGGTGCCGACCTCGCTGACTTCACGCCAGCGGAACTCGTTGCTGCGGTCGAACAGACCCGCGTCTTCGCCCGTGTCTCTCCGGCTCAGAAACTCGATATCGTGAGCGCTGCCCAACAAGCGGGGCACTTCGTCGCCGTCACGGGCGACGGTGTCAACGACGCCCCCGCTCTTCGCGTAGCCAACATCGGGATTGCGATGGGGCAGGAGGGAACCGACGTAGCCCGAGATGCAGCCGAGCTCATCATCTCCGATGATAACTTCGCGACAATCGTCGCCGGGATCGAACAGGGCCGTGTCGCATACGACAACATCCGGAAAGTCATTTATCTGCTCATCTCGACCGGTGCCGCGGAGGTCGTCCTCGTGCTTTTGAGTCTCGCTGCGGGGTTACCGCTACCACTACTACCCGTCCAGCTGCTCTGGCTGAACCTCGTCACGAATGGCATTCAGGACGTCGCGCTCGCATTCGAACCGAAGGAAGACGACGTCCTAGAACGGAACCCGCGCTCCCCGACCGAACGCATCTTCAATCAGCTGATGATCGAGCGTACGGTCGTAGCTGCCACCGTGATGGGGGTTACCGGCCTCCTTACCTTCCAGTGGTTGCTCGACACTGGGTGGGGTGAGCCGGCGGCACGGAACGCCCTCCTCCTCCTGATGGTGCTGTTCGAGAACGTCCATTTGGGGAACACACGGTCGGAGACGCGCTCGATTTTCCGGATGCCGCCGTGGAAGAGCCCGATTCTCCTTGTCGGTGCTGTGGGGGCCTTCCTTATCCATCTCGGCGCTCTCTACTTCCCCCCAGCACAGCTCGTACTCGGGACGGCCCCGGTTGATCTCGGGGTGTGGGTTACACTTGCCGGTATCGCCCTCATCCTCGTAGCGGCGATGGAACTGCACAAGCTGAGCTGGCGACTGCGGTATCCGAAGCAGTCTGAGGAGGGATGA
- a CDS encoding amidohydrolase family protein, whose translation MADETSDGTAVSRRNYLKAGAATLSGIVFASGNAAADQHTADGGSGEDRLLITDGTVVTVDPQHGVLDDADILVEDGEIAALGTNLDAGGADVIDASGSVVVPGFVNSHLHTWEAGVRGVAGDWSFLEYLEKMLGEISANYRPRDAYLGNLFGAVQQLNAGTTTVLDWFHIANTPGHTDRAIEGLEDAGIRAVFAHGPPGDDSATWWDNSDVTHPDDIQRLARTTFPSDDGLLTLAMGIRGPDYSTDEVVAQDIETARELGIPASMHIGSLGGGGVRTLDELGLLGDDLNYVHANRLSDAEHALIGESGGSVSTTPEVELQMGMGMPVFGKAIDNGAVPTIGVDVVSNVSDDMFTQARMALQVQRGLDNQDTVEAGQQIQTVSRPARRVLEASTIDGARALGLEDRIGSITPGKRADITVIDGGDLNTAPVHDPVETVVFQSGIENVDTVIVDGEIRKRNGLVYNQTAQEHLDRLVASGRRMLRESDI comes from the coding sequence ATGGCTGACGAGACATCGGACGGTACGGCCGTATCGAGGCGGAACTACCTGAAGGCGGGCGCCGCGACGCTCTCGGGCATCGTGTTCGCGTCCGGGAACGCGGCGGCCGACCAGCACACCGCGGACGGCGGCTCCGGCGAGGACCGCCTGCTGATAACCGACGGGACGGTCGTGACCGTCGACCCGCAACACGGCGTCCTCGACGACGCCGACATCCTGGTCGAAGACGGCGAGATAGCCGCGCTCGGAACGAATCTGGACGCGGGCGGCGCGGACGTCATCGACGCCAGCGGCTCCGTCGTCGTCCCCGGGTTCGTCAACTCCCACCTGCACACCTGGGAGGCGGGCGTCCGCGGCGTCGCGGGCGACTGGTCTTTCTTGGAGTACCTCGAGAAGATGCTCGGGGAGATAAGCGCGAACTACCGCCCGCGCGACGCGTACCTCGGGAACCTCTTCGGGGCAGTCCAGCAGCTCAACGCCGGCACGACGACGGTACTCGACTGGTTCCACATCGCGAACACGCCGGGACACACCGACCGCGCCATCGAGGGGCTGGAGGACGCCGGCATCCGCGCGGTGTTCGCGCACGGCCCGCCCGGCGACGACAGTGCGACGTGGTGGGACAACAGCGACGTGACCCACCCCGACGACATCCAGCGGCTGGCCCGGACCACGTTCCCCTCCGACGACGGCCTCCTGACCCTGGCCATGGGCATCCGCGGCCCCGACTACTCGACCGACGAGGTCGTCGCACAGGACATCGAGACCGCCCGAGAGCTGGGTATCCCCGCGTCGATGCACATCGGCTCGCTCGGTGGCGGCGGCGTCAGGACGCTCGATGAACTAGGCCTACTCGGCGACGACCTGAACTACGTCCACGCGAACCGGCTCTCCGACGCGGAGCACGCCCTCATCGGCGAGTCCGGCGGGTCCGTCTCCACGACGCCGGAGGTCGAACTCCAGATGGGAATGGGTATGCCGGTCTTCGGGAAGGCCATCGACAACGGCGCTGTCCCGACCATCGGCGTGGACGTGGTCTCGAACGTCAGCGACGACATGTTCACGCAAGCGCGGATGGCCCTGCAGGTCCAGCGCGGCCTCGACAACCAGGACACCGTCGAGGCCGGCCAGCAGATTCAGACCGTCTCGCGGCCCGCACGGCGCGTGCTCGAGGCCTCGACCATCGACGGGGCCCGCGCACTCGGCCTCGAAGACCGCATCGGCTCGATTACGCCGGGGAAACGCGCCGACATCACCGTCATCGACGGCGGGGACCTCAACACCGCGCCCGTCCACGACCCCGTCGAGACCGTCGTCTTCCAGTCCGGCATCGAGAACGTCGACACGGTAATCGTCGACGGCGAAATCCGCAAACGTAACGGTCTGGTGTACAACCAGACCGCCCAGGAACACCTCGACCGACTGGTCGCGTCCGGCCGCCGGATGCTGCGCGAGAGCGACATCTGA
- a CDS encoding DCC1-like thiol-disulfide oxidoreductase family protein produces MSRFGSVLIYDGECPYCSVAAKALERVDDIGAISWYDESAQSFLAAQFDEPPFAMVLVDRSEGRVYAGRAAAEELAGRAGLPDLVGSLVRENYETIARVVGLASGRGREPDDVHERYPLTDTARDRFDALAADAVDRDIRADA; encoded by the coding sequence ATGTCACGATTCGGGTCGGTTCTCATCTACGACGGCGAGTGTCCGTACTGCTCGGTGGCCGCGAAGGCCCTGGAACGGGTCGACGACATCGGCGCGATATCGTGGTACGACGAGTCGGCCCAGTCGTTCCTGGCGGCACAGTTCGACGAGCCCCCGTTCGCGATGGTCCTCGTCGACCGGTCGGAAGGGCGGGTGTACGCCGGCCGCGCCGCCGCCGAGGAACTGGCCGGGCGTGCCGGACTGCCCGACCTCGTCGGCTCGCTGGTCAGGGAGAACTACGAGACAATCGCCCGCGTCGTCGGCTTGGCCAGCGGGCGCGGCAGGGAACCGGACGACGTTCACGAGCGGTACCCGCTGACCGACACCGCGCGGGACCGGTTCGACGCGCTAGCGGCGGACGCCGTCGACCGGGACATTCGCGCCGACGCGTAG